One genomic region from Microcystis panniformis FACHB-1757 encodes:
- a CDS encoding IS5 family transposase, which translates to MYRKTNESSIAPENFELPFEGKLSADNRWIIMAELIPWEEFEEEYAQNFDEEMGAPAKPFRMALGALIIKEKLKTSDRETIEQIKENPYLQYFLGMSAYSNEALFDATMFVNFRKRISKNLINKINKRMVMRERKKKEIEEKSERKEEEKESQIKNKGKLILDASCAPADLSYPQDLGILNQARKKTENILDCLYQSLRIKLKKKPRTYRKRARKDYLKVAKKRRCSQKERREAIKKQLQYIKRNLSQIEKLIEGGSELSSLSKRNYKMLLVVTEVYRQQLWMWENKSSRIDDRIVSITQPHIRPIVRGKAGKPVEFGAKISVSCFESYVFLDHLSWDNFNESGDLQAQVEEYKEFTGYYPESVHVDKIYRTRKNLAWCKERGIRISGVPLGRPPKNISKETKKQALEDEGIRNAIEGKFGQAKRRYSLDCIMTKLDKTSETSIAITFLVINLSNLLRQVNCLFLSLFLYTSKFSFIHPSLIRKDDKKADFSTEKLILNSG; encoded by the coding sequence ATGTACCGAAAAACGAACGAGTCTTCAATTGCCCCAGAAAACTTTGAGTTGCCTTTTGAGGGAAAATTATCAGCAGATAATCGCTGGATAATAATGGCAGAGTTAATTCCCTGGGAAGAATTTGAAGAAGAATATGCCCAAAATTTTGACGAAGAAATGGGTGCGCCAGCCAAACCATTTAGGATGGCATTAGGAGCATTAATTATTAAGGAAAAATTAAAAACAAGCGACAGGGAAACCATAGAGCAAATCAAGGAAAACCCCTATTTACAGTATTTTCTAGGGATGTCAGCCTATAGTAATGAAGCTCTATTTGATGCGACAATGTTCGTTAATTTTCGTAAAAGAATCAGTAAGAATTTAATCAATAAAATTAATAAAAGAATGGTGATGAGAGAGAGAAAAAAGAAGGAAATTGAAGAAAAAAGTGAAAGAAAAGAAGAAGAAAAAGAGAGTCAAATAAAAAATAAAGGAAAATTAATATTAGATGCAAGTTGCGCACCTGCTGATCTAAGTTATCCCCAGGATTTAGGGATATTAAATCAAGCAAGAAAGAAAACAGAAAACATTCTAGATTGTCTCTATCAAAGTTTGAGAATCAAGCTGAAGAAAAAGCCAAGAACTTATAGAAAAAGAGCGAGAAAAGATTATTTAAAAGTAGCCAAAAAACGTCGTTGTTCTCAAAAAGAAAGACGAGAAGCTATCAAGAAGCAACTGCAATATATCAAAAGAAATCTATCTCAAATAGAGAAATTAATCGAGGGGGGATCAGAGTTAAGTAGTCTCAGCAAAAGAAACTACAAAATGTTGTTAGTGGTGACAGAAGTTTATCGTCAACAATTGTGGATGTGGGAAAATAAATCATCGAGAATTGATGATAGAATTGTGAGTATAACCCAACCACACATCCGCCCTATCGTTAGAGGAAAAGCAGGAAAACCAGTTGAATTTGGAGCAAAAATCTCAGTAAGCTGTTTTGAGAGTTATGTATTTTTAGACCATTTAAGTTGGGATAATTTTAATGAATCTGGGGACTTACAAGCGCAAGTAGAAGAGTATAAAGAATTCACAGGATATTATCCAGAATCAGTTCATGTTGATAAAATTTATCGAACTAGAAAAAATCTAGCTTGGTGTAAAGAAAGAGGAATTAGAATCAGTGGAGTTCCTCTAGGAAGACCACCTAAAAATATTAGTAAAGAAACTAAAAAACAAGCTCTTGAGGATGAAGGAATTCGGAATGCAATTGAAGGTAAATTTGGTCAAGCAAAAAGAAGATATAGTCTTGATTGTATCATGACAAAACTTGATAAAACTTCAGAAACTTCCATTGCCATTACTTTTTTAGTCATCAATCTTTCTAACCTGCTTAGACAGGTTAACTGTCTTTTTTTGTCCCTATTTCTTTATACATCTAAATTTAGCTTTATTCATCCCTCTTTGATTAGAAAAGATGATAAAAAAGCTGATTTCTCAACAGAAAAACTTATCTTAAATTCGGGCTGA
- a CDS encoding BrnT family toxin translates to MTANFEWDEDKAKTNLRKHDISFNEAKTVFEDTYSLTLDDPTHSILEDRFLTIGYSSQNRLLLVVHSQKQGNIRIITARRVTKHERKIYEQSNQ, encoded by the coding sequence ATGACGGCTAATTTTGAATGGGATGAAGACAAAGCTAAGACAAATCTGAGAAAACATGATATTTCTTTTAATGAGGCTAAAACTGTCTTTGAAGATACCTATTCTTTGACTTTAGATGATCCCACTCATTCAATCTTAGAAGATCGTTTTTTGACAATTGGTTATTCTAGTCAAAACCGCTTGCTTTTAGTTGTTCATAGTCAAAAACAAGGAAACATCAGAATCATTACTGCTAGGAGAGTAACTAAACATGAAAGAAAAATCTATGAACAAAGTAATCAATGA
- a CDS encoding IS630-like element ISMae24 family transposase, whose amino-acid sequence MRLIRDLNPESQKMLERIYRASKHHQVRERAKCILLSFQGTTIEELSGIFGVTRKTIYNWLTAWEDRKLIGFYNRRGRGRKPKLTEAQGQQVIDWVKEEPKSLKKIQIKIVEEWKLTVSKDTIKRLIKKINMRWKRVRRGVAKTPDEWELEVKLPILEELKKQEKRGEIEIGYLDEMGWDSKPCIPYAWQEEKTTIKLPPIEGKRLNILGIMKRDNQLFYETQVGTVTSEIVINFLDKYCQNIQKKTVIIIDQASIHTSEAFMEKLEEWEKKNLKIFWLPTYSPHLNLIEILWRFLKYEWIEFSAYKDRKSLLAYVKKVLDNFGGEYVINFA is encoded by the coding sequence ATGAGATTGATTAGAGACCTAAACCCCGAGAGCCAGAAAATGCTAGAGAGAATTTATCGAGCTAGTAAACATCATCAAGTAAGAGAGCGAGCGAAATGTATACTCTTAAGTTTTCAGGGAACCACGATAGAAGAATTGAGCGGAATATTTGGAGTTACGAGAAAGACCATCTATAATTGGTTGACGGCCTGGGAAGATAGAAAACTAATTGGTTTTTATAATCGTCGAGGAAGAGGGAGAAAACCTAAATTGACAGAAGCACAAGGTCAACAAGTTATTGACTGGGTAAAAGAAGAACCGAAAAGCTTAAAAAAAATCCAGATAAAAATTGTAGAAGAATGGAAATTAACCGTAAGCAAAGACACGATAAAAAGACTCATAAAAAAAATCAACATGAGGTGGAAAAGGGTGAGAAGAGGGGTCGCCAAAACCCCTGATGAGTGGGAGCTTGAGGTCAAACTACCTATTTTAGAAGAACTAAAAAAACAGGAAAAAAGAGGAGAGATTGAGATAGGATATTTGGATGAAATGGGATGGGATTCAAAGCCTTGTATTCCTTACGCTTGGCAAGAAGAAAAAACCACGATAAAGTTACCACCAATTGAAGGTAAAAGACTAAATATTTTAGGAATAATGAAACGAGATAATCAATTATTTTATGAGACACAGGTCGGAACGGTTACTAGCGAGATAGTTATTAATTTTCTGGATAAATATTGCCAAAATATACAGAAAAAAACCGTCATAATAATTGACCAAGCTTCCATTCATACCAGCGAGGCATTTATGGAGAAACTTGAGGAATGGGAAAAGAAAAACTTGAAAATATTTTGGTTGCCCACTTATTCACCTCATTTAAATTTAATTGAAATATTATGGAGATTTTTAAAATATGAATGGATTGAATTTAGCGCCTATAAAGACCGAAAGAGCCTCCTCGCTTACGTTAAAAAAGTGCTGGACAATTTTGGAGGCGAGTATGTAATTAATTTTGCCTAG
- a CDS encoding IctB family putative bicarbonate transporter, with the protein MNAFWKQITLLNFSPASWSKYSYLHRLVGLFSQWRQGSWFVEWTELMGALLISLLIATAPFFSTSQIGFLLLAIAGYWLLLTLVDEGKIGVTPIHLLVLLYWGIATVSTAFSPVKTAALEGLIKLTLNLIFFAFTARIMRSPRLTNWILTTLVLTALAVSVYGIRQQIFGAEQLATWNDPTSELAGDTRVYSYLGNPNLLASYLFPGIAFSGAALFVWQGWLPKILAALLTLANAACLFFTESRGGWIGLMVLGIVFLLLLFYWFKNYLPLFWQTWLLPLILGGLAVVVLGAILLVEPMRIRVMSIFAGRGDSSNNFRINVWDAVIRMIQTYPLLGIGPGNDAFKKIYPLFMKPKYTALSAYSVVLEIMVETGIIGFTCFLWLLVTTIGQGIHQIKLLRDKMDSQGFWLIGAIAAMAGILAHGFFDTVWYRPQVSTLWWLVLGLIASRCYSPARGFDRGNSLL; encoded by the coding sequence ATGAATGCTTTTTGGAAACAAATCACTCTACTGAACTTTTCCCCTGCTTCTTGGTCAAAATATAGCTATCTGCATCGTTTAGTCGGACTTTTTAGTCAATGGCGACAGGGTAGCTGGTTTGTGGAGTGGACAGAACTGATGGGTGCGCTGTTAATCTCTCTCCTTATCGCCACTGCGCCGTTTTTCTCCACCAGTCAAATCGGTTTTTTGCTGTTAGCAATAGCGGGTTATTGGCTACTCTTAACCCTTGTGGATGAAGGCAAAATCGGGGTGACACCGATTCACCTTTTAGTGCTTTTATACTGGGGAATTGCCACGGTTTCCACGGCTTTTTCTCCCGTTAAAACCGCAGCTTTGGAAGGATTAATTAAATTAACTCTCAATCTCATCTTTTTTGCCTTTACTGCCCGAATTATGCGCTCGCCACGCCTAACAAATTGGATTCTGACTACTTTAGTTTTAACCGCTTTAGCAGTGAGCGTTTACGGCATTCGTCAGCAAATTTTTGGCGCGGAACAGTTAGCAACTTGGAACGATCCTACTTCAGAATTAGCGGGGGATACTAGGGTTTATAGTTATCTCGGTAATCCTAATTTATTAGCTAGTTATTTATTCCCCGGTATTGCTTTTAGCGGTGCGGCATTATTTGTGTGGCAGGGATGGCTACCGAAAATTTTAGCGGCTTTACTAACTTTAGCCAATGCCGCTTGTTTATTTTTTACCGAGAGTCGTGGCGGTTGGATTGGTTTGATGGTCTTAGGAATTGTCTTCTTATTGCTATTATTTTATTGGTTCAAAAATTATCTACCGTTATTTTGGCAAACCTGGCTTTTACCCTTAATTTTAGGGGGTTTAGCCGTGGTGGTTTTAGGGGCGATTTTATTGGTGGAGCCGATGCGAATTCGGGTGATGAGTATTTTCGCCGGCCGAGGAGATAGTAGTAATAACTTTCGGATTAATGTTTGGGATGCAGTTATTCGCATGATTCAAACTTATCCGCTTTTGGGCATCGGACCGGGTAATGATGCTTTTAAGAAAATTTACCCCCTATTCATGAAGCCAAAATACACGGCTTTAAGTGCCTATTCTGTGGTATTAGAAATCATGGTAGAAACGGGAATCATTGGTTTTACCTGTTTCCTCTGGTTATTAGTTACAACTATCGGCCAAGGCATCCATCAAATTAAACTTTTACGCGATAAAATGGACAGTCAAGGCTTTTGGTTAATCGGGGCAATTGCCGCTATGGCCGGAATTCTTGCCCACGGTTTCTTTGATACAGTTTGGTATCGTCCCCAAGTTAGTACCCTCTGGTGGTTAGTTTTGGGTTTAATTGCTAGTCGTTGTTATTCCCCTGCTAGAGGTTTTGATCGTGGCAATTCTCTCCTCTAG
- a CDS encoding bifunctional riboflavin kinase/FAD synthetase, with protein MWIVDSPNTRILAPSAIALGNFDGLHLGHQTVLQPIFRDEPAYPTVVSFTPHPREFFTGEKWQLLTPLGEKVEVLENLGVKQLVLLPFSAKLASLTPLAFVEQILVAKLQAKSISVGQDFRFGYRRQGTAEDLLQIASQFNIKVEIVGLKNCGTGRISSSLIRQALASGNVEQAGQMLGRPYSLTGRVVIGQQLGRQLGFHTANLQVPPDKLLPRLGVYCGWVHLDGSRLPAVMNIGYRPTIEGKTISVEIHLLDWSGNVYDRILTMDLVQFLRPEQKFNSLDRLKNQIEIDCDRSRLILTSVTDNS; from the coding sequence GTGTGGATTGTAGATTCTCCTAATACCCGTATTTTAGCCCCTAGTGCGATCGCACTAGGTAACTTTGATGGTTTGCACCTAGGTCATCAAACCGTCCTACAGCCAATTTTTCGGGATGAACCCGCTTATCCCACCGTTGTTAGTTTTACTCCCCACCCGCGGGAATTTTTTACGGGAGAAAAATGGCAGTTATTAACTCCTCTAGGGGAAAAGGTGGAGGTTTTAGAGAATTTAGGCGTTAAACAATTAGTTTTACTGCCTTTCTCTGCTAAATTAGCTTCCCTGACACCCTTGGCTTTTGTCGAACAGATTTTAGTAGCAAAATTACAGGCTAAATCGATCAGTGTTGGTCAAGATTTCCGCTTCGGTTATCGTCGTCAAGGTACAGCCGAAGATTTATTACAGATCGCCTCTCAATTTAATATTAAAGTCGAGATTGTTGGTTTAAAAAACTGTGGGACGGGTCGAATTAGTAGTTCCCTAATTCGTCAAGCTTTGGCATCGGGAAATGTTGAGCAAGCCGGACAAATGTTAGGTCGTCCCTACAGTTTAACTGGTCGTGTGGTCATCGGGCAACAGCTGGGCAGACAATTAGGTTTTCATACCGCTAATCTACAGGTTCCCCCCGATAAATTATTGCCGCGACTGGGGGTTTATTGCGGTTGGGTGCATCTCGATGGTTCTCGCTTACCAGCAGTTATGAACATCGGTTATCGTCCCACGATCGAGGGAAAAACTATCAGTGTGGAAATCCATTTATTGGATTGGTCGGGCAATGTATATGATCGCATTTTAACGATGGATTTAGTGCAATTCCTGCGACCAGAACAGAAATTTAATTCTCTCGATCGATTAAAAAATCAGATCGAGATAGACTGCGATCGCTCTCGGTTAATTCTAACTTCTGTCACCGACAACTCCTAA
- a CDS encoding C1 family peptidase, producing MSETFVIPAMGWLPDYPDIRDVTFQSERVPSKLQALGQPSVKQMLAKVGATTSAPAALPASVDLRPWCSPMEDQKTIGSCTAHAGVGLVEYFERRAFGKHIDASRLFLYKVTRNLLKWTGDTGAFLRSTMYALTLFGVPPEEYYPYNIADLDKEPSAFCYAFAQSYQAISYYRLDPPGTARDALLARIKTELSKGLPSMFGFTVYSSISQGNTTGKIPYPTRGERVEGGHAIDAVGYDDNLKIKNTNAGGIETTGALLIRNSWGTAWGSAGYGWLPYKYVLDGLATDWWSLIKSEWVDTGQFG from the coding sequence ATGAGTGAAACATTTGTAATTCCTGCAATGGGATGGTTGCCCGACTATCCCGATATTCGTGATGTTACTTTTCAATCTGAACGCGTACCGTCCAAACTGCAAGCTTTGGGACAGCCATCTGTCAAGCAAATGCTGGCCAAAGTGGGAGCAACGACATCTGCCCCAGCAGCGCTACCAGCCAGCGTGGACTTGAGGCCGTGGTGTTCCCCCATGGAGGATCAAAAAACTATCGGTTCTTGTACGGCCCACGCCGGGGTCGGACTGGTGGAGTATTTTGAGCGGCGAGCTTTTGGCAAACACATAGATGCCTCGCGCCTCTTTCTTTACAAAGTGACGCGCAACTTGCTCAAATGGACGGGAGATACGGGGGCATTCTTGCGCTCAACAATGTACGCCCTCACCTTGTTTGGCGTACCACCAGAAGAATACTATCCCTACAATATCGCTGATTTGGACAAAGAGCCGTCGGCATTCTGCTACGCTTTTGCCCAAAGCTATCAGGCGATTTCCTACTACCGCCTCGATCCGCCCGGGACGGCAAGAGACGCACTGTTAGCTCGGATTAAAACCGAATTGTCGAAAGGTCTGCCCTCGATGTTTGGCTTTACTGTTTACAGTTCTATCAGTCAGGGCAACACGACCGGCAAGATTCCTTACCCGACTCGGGGCGAACGGGTTGAAGGCGGTCACGCGATCGATGCAGTTGGTTACGACGACAACCTCAAGATCAAGAACACCAATGCCGGTGGCATTGAAACCACCGGTGCCTTGCTGATTCGCAACTCCTGGGGGACTGCCTGGGGAAGCGCTGGCTACGGCTGGCTGCCCTACAAGTACGTCCTCGATGGTCTGGCAACTGATTGGTGGTCGCTAATCAAGAGTGAGTGGGTCGATACGGGACAGTTCGGATAG
- a CDS encoding protease inhibitor I42 family protein, whose protein sequence is MDRSLKWAVAIVITLILVLSPVFSQGCGATEWNPKGGNGQDTMLTLTRTDNGKSITMQVNDLLLLSLDENPTTGFQWAVGGVGSDLVKLQASEYVPAIESRVGGGGQRILTFKAQRAGIDQLRLKLWREWQGEPSIVERFTVTLQVRE, encoded by the coding sequence ATGGATCGTTCTCTTAAGTGGGCCGTGGCGATTGTCATAACTCTAATCCTCGTGCTTTCCCCGGTCTTTTCCCAGGGCTGTGGGGCGACAGAGTGGAACCCGAAAGGAGGGAACGGTCAAGATACAATGCTAACCCTTACTCGCACTGACAACGGCAAATCCATCACCATGCAGGTCAACGACCTGCTGCTACTGTCCCTCGACGAGAATCCCACCACTGGCTTTCAGTGGGCGGTCGGTGGTGTCGGGAGCGATTTAGTGAAGCTGCAGGCCTCTGAGTATGTACCTGCCATAGAGTCGAGAGTCGGCGGGGGCGGTCAGAGAATCCTGACCTTTAAAGCGCAACGGGCTGGGATAGACCAACTAAGGCTTAAGCTTTGGCGAGAGTGGCAAGGAGAACCGTCAATTGTCGAACGATTTACTGTCACGCTCCAAGTCCGAGAGTAA
- a CDS encoding AAA family ATPase, translating to MRDAIDILMENLSQSIVGQTESIRIVLVALLSGGHALLEDVPGVGKTLLAKSLARSINGRFQRVQCTPDLLPSDITGTTIWNPNSREFEFIPGPAFANVLLADEINRATPRTQSALLEVMEEKQVTVDGEARPVPQPFFVIATQNPIEYQGTFPLPEAQMDRFAVCLSLGYPSATEELTMLQRQHSQETVKSLEACISLEQVGELQRLVSLVQVAPTLQQYIVDLVRATRDHEDISLGVSPRGCVVLQKAVQAYAFLEGRDYAIPDDVKLITPYVFCHRLIPSHGRQAKAIVERLLQSVAIEDRICA from the coding sequence ATGAGAGACGCTATTGATATTTTGATGGAAAATTTGAGCCAGAGCATCGTCGGCCAAACCGAATCGATTCGCATTGTGCTGGTGGCTTTACTCAGTGGTGGCCACGCTCTCCTCGAAGATGTCCCCGGAGTCGGCAAAACCCTCTTAGCTAAATCCTTAGCGCGTTCAATTAACGGTCGTTTCCAACGGGTACAATGCACCCCCGACCTCCTCCCCAGTGATATCACGGGAACCACGATTTGGAACCCCAACAGTCGCGAATTTGAATTTATCCCCGGCCCCGCTTTTGCTAACGTCCTGTTGGCCGATGAAATCAACCGGGCCACCCCGCGCACTCAATCGGCACTTCTAGAAGTCATGGAAGAAAAACAAGTTACCGTCGATGGAGAAGCGCGGCCGGTCCCCCAACCCTTCTTTGTGATCGCCACCCAAAATCCGATCGAATATCAAGGCACTTTTCCGCTTCCAGAAGCGCAAATGGACCGTTTTGCCGTTTGCCTGAGTTTGGGTTATCCCAGCGCCACAGAAGAATTAACAATGTTACAGAGACAGCATTCTCAAGAGACGGTTAAATCCCTAGAAGCTTGTATTTCCCTAGAACAGGTGGGAGAATTGCAAAGATTAGTCAGTCTGGTCCAGGTAGCTCCCACTTTACAGCAATATATCGTCGATTTAGTCCGGGCTACCCGTGATCACGAAGATATTAGTTTAGGAGTCAGTCCCCGGGGTTGTGTGGTTTTGCAAAAAGCAGTTCAAGCTTACGCTTTCCTCGAAGGTCGCGATTATGCTATCCCCGATGATGTTAAGTTAATTACTCCCTACGTCTTCTGCCATCGTCTGATTCCTAGTCACGGTCGTCAAGCTAAAGCGATCGTGGAAAGACTTCTGCAATCGGTGGCGATCGAGGATCGCATCTGTGCTTAA
- a CDS encoding group II intron reverse transcriptase → MGLELKPSKTRISHTLETYDDYVGLDFLGFNIRQHQVGKHHGAKSSKGVKLGFKNLIKPSAEKVKSHLKKLGEVVNSQKSSPQDALIKRLNPIIRGWSNYYSSVVSSKTFTDCDYHFFEKLKRWAYRRHPMKNKTWIMRKYWHTEGKDNWVFSTREGKNPFKLARHLDTKIVRYVKVKGDKSPYDGDLIYWSSRMGKHPEMPPEKAVLLKRQQGRCAYCGLYFQDGDILETDHIIPKSKGGKNNRDNKQLLHRHCHDSKTALDKTGTHDKEPLERGAV, encoded by the coding sequence ATGGGGCTAGAACTGAAGCCTAGTAAAACAAGAATATCCCATACTCTTGAAACTTATGATGATTACGTTGGACTTGATTTTCTCGGATTCAACATCAGGCAACACCAAGTCGGAAAACATCACGGGGCAAAAAGTAGTAAAGGAGTCAAACTAGGTTTTAAAAACCTAATCAAGCCTAGTGCTGAAAAAGTCAAGTCCCATCTAAAGAAATTGGGAGAAGTAGTAAATAGTCAGAAGTCATCCCCACAGGATGCCTTAATCAAACGACTCAATCCAATCATTAGAGGATGGAGCAATTACTATTCATCAGTAGTAAGCTCAAAAACATTCACAGATTGTGATTACCACTTCTTTGAAAAACTCAAAAGATGGGCATACAGACGACACCCAATGAAAAACAAAACTTGGATAATGCGTAAATATTGGCATACTGAGGGAAAAGATAATTGGGTATTCAGCACAAGAGAAGGTAAAAACCCCTTCAAACTGGCAAGACACCTAGATACAAAAATCGTAAGATACGTCAAGGTGAAAGGGGATAAAAGTCCCTATGATGGGGATTTAATATATTGGAGTAGTCGAATGGGTAAACACCCAGAAATGCCACCAGAAAAAGCTGTATTACTCAAAAGACAGCAAGGACGCTGTGCATATTGTGGACTATATTTCCAAGATGGAGACATACTCGAAACCGACCACATTATCCCTAAATCAAAAGGGGGTAAAAACAATCGAGATAATAAACAGTTACTCCATCGACATTGCCACGATTCTAAAACTGCATTAGATAAAACTGGTACTCATGACAAAGAGCCATTGGAGAGAGGAGCGGTGTGA
- a CDS encoding group II intron maturase-specific domain-containing protein, whose product MKRLNPVIRGWCNYFSTVVSQKIFERLTHILGHKLIKWGIKRHRNKGRKWISKRHFHTIGGNNWAFTTREENNPLRLYEHRETEIRRYVKVKGNASPYDGNLVYWSSRMGTHPEMPTEISKLLKKQKGKCTHCGHFLRDGDLMEIDHITPKSLGGNNSYNNLQLLHRHCHDEKTANDGSLGNKSDCNSVKPEPPIPDNYIWVKDMLVMT is encoded by the coding sequence ATTAAAAGGTTAAACCCTGTAATAAGAGGATGGTGCAATTACTTCTCAACAGTGGTTAGTCAGAAAATCTTTGAAAGATTAACCCACATCCTAGGGCATAAACTCATCAAATGGGGGATAAAACGCCATCGAAACAAAGGAAGAAAGTGGATTTCTAAAAGACACTTTCACACAATAGGTGGCAATAACTGGGCTTTCACAACCAGAGAAGAAAATAATCCTCTAAGGTTGTACGAACATAGAGAAACGGAAATCCGACGCTATGTGAAGGTCAAAGGGAACGCCTCACCCTACGATGGAAACCTAGTTTATTGGAGTTCAAGAATGGGGACTCATCCCGAAATGCCAACAGAAATTTCAAAACTGTTGAAAAAGCAAAAAGGGAAATGTACTCACTGTGGACACTTCTTAAGAGATGGGGATTTAATGGAGATAGACCACATCACCCCTAAATCACTAGGGGGGAATAACAGTTACAATAACCTCCAACTTCTTCATCGACATTGCCATGATGAAAAGACAGCCAATGATGGCAGTCTAGGCAACAAATCTGACTGCAATAGTGTCAAGCCAGAACCGCCCATACCAGATAATTACATCTGGGTAAAGGATATGTTGGTAATGACGTAG
- a CDS encoding ISL3 family transposase, with product MILDKFLNLKGTCIQGYLHLENIGIVCRIESKNQKATCPRCGLESDKLHQNHRHLVKDLPISGQPVYLQVNRRQFKCDNCQKPFSEELDFVAKKRTYTKRLAENILEQLKEGDILNVSRRNDVTEEEIQRMIEDIAEEITETDLSKLKRLGIDEIALVKGQKNYCAVLVNLDTGKLIAILEKRTQEELRETLTGWGKEVLEQIEEVSIDLWLPYKNLVKELMPSAEVVADRFHVMKQINQELDEQRKAEKRAVEAQKNKKQKAEKEAKLEVLKRSKYSLLKNEKDLTETQKIKLEAIKENFPNLKKMHELKEEFRKIYETSENPTEGLLSISEWLAKSSSVFTKSCQTIRNWFGEIISYFERRTTNGVVEGINNKLKLIKRRGYGFRNFRNFWVRSMLSWHLVC from the coding sequence ATGATACTTGACAAATTTTTGAACCTAAAAGGAACCTGTATTCAAGGCTATCTACACCTAGAAAATATCGGTATAGTTTGCCGAATCGAATCGAAAAATCAAAAAGCAACCTGTCCTCGTTGTGGGTTAGAGAGCGATAAACTCCACCAAAATCATCGACATTTAGTCAAAGATTTACCAATCTCAGGACAACCAGTGTACCTACAGGTTAATCGTCGTCAATTTAAGTGCGATAATTGTCAGAAACCCTTTAGCGAAGAGTTAGATTTTGTCGCCAAGAAACGAACCTATACGAAAAGACTAGCCGAGAATATACTCGAACAATTAAAAGAAGGAGATATTTTAAATGTTAGTCGAAGAAATGACGTAACGGAAGAAGAGATTCAAAGAATGATAGAGGACATAGCTGAAGAAATTACAGAGACAGACCTATCGAAATTAAAAAGACTAGGAATTGACGAAATCGCTCTAGTCAAAGGACAAAAAAATTACTGTGCGGTTTTAGTAAATTTAGATACGGGAAAACTAATAGCTATTCTAGAGAAGCGAACACAAGAAGAATTGAGGGAAACGCTTACAGGGTGGGGAAAAGAGGTGTTAGAGCAAATTGAAGAAGTCAGCATAGACCTTTGGTTGCCCTATAAAAATTTGGTGAAAGAATTGATGCCATCGGCCGAGGTAGTCGCCGATAGATTCCATGTAATGAAACAAATTAATCAAGAGTTAGACGAACAAAGAAAAGCAGAAAAAAGAGCCGTAGAAGCGCAGAAAAATAAAAAACAGAAAGCGGAAAAAGAAGCGAAGCTAGAAGTTTTAAAGCGAAGTAAATATAGCTTGTTAAAAAATGAAAAAGATTTAACGGAAACTCAAAAAATCAAACTAGAAGCTATCAAAGAAAATTTCCCAAATTTGAAAAAGATGCACGAGTTAAAGGAAGAATTTAGAAAGATTTATGAAACCTCAGAGAATCCGACAGAAGGACTGCTATCCATCTCGGAATGGTTGGCAAAATCCTCCAGTGTTTTTACCAAGAGTTGTCAAACAATCCGAAACTGGTTTGGAGAAATAATTAGTTATTTCGAGCGAAGGACAACGAATGGGGTGGTCGAGGGAATCAACAATAAACTTAAACTAATAAAACGGAGAGGCTATGGCTTTAGAAACTTTCGGAATTTTTGGGTTAGAAGTATGTTATCTTGGCATCTTGTATGTTGA